In one Streptomyces venezuelae genomic region, the following are encoded:
- a CDS encoding ThuA domain-containing protein produces the protein MRRTPHQEPLTVRGLSRNRRRPERRRRAWAAALLSGAMVTGALSAQAASARPYPEPPMTTMSLPSPPGGANVKVLVFHGSAAGGDESPVVDAGIEAIEKIGQTGPAAQRFKIVATDDASVFTDERRLGKFNAVAFLTGGGDVLDAEQEAGLEAYMEAGGGFLGIHDAARAEPYSSWFTGLIGARPADASPAGVQRATVEVGDREHPATKDLPLQWKRPDRWLNWTKNPSGDVHTVARVRESTYQPGAGKNGADHPVSWCRDYDGGRSFYTGMGGTAASYDEADFRGHLRGALLWTTRIARADCQATINANYKAERLTQPNQPGKNDQIGEPHGLVTAPDGKVFHIGRGGADSSRPVVTDWNNPDVGKGTGEIHVYDPETKKSTLAGALTVFGNKGGGDELIKVEEGLLGIELDPKFEQNGWVYLHYTPHSRINRETHMGERYVSRFTYDQGTGKLDMGSEKVLLKWPVQIHSCCHAGGGMAWDSKNNLYIATGDNNSSGFSDGYSGNNPQPNFKGVSFADARRTAGNTNNLNGKILRIHPEADGTYTLPEGNLFTGKEPDEGGGKTRGEIYVMGVRNPARISIDKKTDTLYAGWVGPDAGAPSTTWGPAKYDTFAAITHASNRGWPYCMGNNQPYRDRNLPDPTKPLGWYDCKNLKNESPNNDGLVNIPPAEPNNIWYSPQGGGVDYPRDAKGVPSYKTEEQKILLPWLKGGGQATMNGPVYRFDAANASADKWPAYWDGKWFVGDFYDSDQPRHAVVTDPKTVGKGGLPVHAESLKKIIPIGNDGIKNLMDWKFAPDGSLYVLDYGRGFFTSDSKSALWRVTYKGGAPTPAAGDLARKAG, from the coding sequence CCCTTGACCGTACGAGGGTTGAGCAGAAATCGACGCAGACCGGAACGCAGGCGCCGGGCCTGGGCGGCCGCGCTGCTGTCCGGCGCCATGGTCACCGGGGCGCTCTCCGCGCAGGCCGCGTCCGCGCGGCCGTACCCGGAACCGCCGATGACAACGATGTCCCTTCCCTCGCCGCCCGGCGGGGCCAACGTCAAGGTCCTGGTGTTCCACGGTTCGGCCGCGGGCGGCGACGAGTCGCCCGTCGTCGACGCCGGGATCGAGGCCATCGAGAAGATCGGGCAGACGGGGCCCGCCGCCCAGCGGTTCAAGATCGTGGCGACGGACGACGCGTCCGTCTTCACCGACGAGCGCAGGCTCGGCAAGTTCAACGCCGTCGCCTTCCTCACCGGCGGTGGCGACGTCCTCGACGCCGAGCAGGAGGCGGGCCTGGAGGCCTACATGGAGGCCGGCGGCGGCTTCCTCGGCATCCACGACGCGGCCCGCGCCGAGCCCTACTCCAGCTGGTTCACCGGCCTGATCGGCGCCCGTCCCGCCGACGCGAGCCCGGCCGGCGTCCAGCGCGCCACCGTCGAGGTCGGCGACCGCGAGCACCCGGCGACCAAGGACCTGCCGCTCCAGTGGAAGCGCCCCGACCGGTGGCTGAACTGGACGAAGAACCCCTCCGGCGACGTCCACACCGTCGCCCGCGTCCGCGAGTCGACGTACCAGCCCGGCGCGGGCAAGAACGGCGCGGACCACCCGGTGTCCTGGTGCCGCGACTACGACGGCGGACGCTCCTTCTACACCGGCATGGGCGGCACGGCGGCCAGCTACGACGAGGCGGACTTCCGCGGTCACCTGCGGGGCGCCCTGCTGTGGACCACCCGTATCGCGCGCGCCGACTGCCAGGCGACGATCAACGCCAACTACAAGGCGGAGCGCCTCACCCAGCCCAACCAGCCGGGCAAGAACGACCAGATCGGCGAGCCGCACGGCCTGGTCACCGCGCCCGACGGCAAGGTCTTCCACATCGGCCGCGGCGGCGCCGACTCCTCGCGGCCCGTCGTCACCGACTGGAACAACCCGGACGTCGGCAAGGGCACGGGCGAGATCCACGTCTACGACCCGGAGACCAAGAAGTCGACGCTCGCGGGCGCGCTGACCGTCTTCGGCAACAAGGGCGGCGGCGACGAGCTCATCAAGGTCGAGGAGGGACTCCTCGGCATCGAGCTCGACCCGAAGTTCGAGCAGAACGGGTGGGTCTACCTGCACTACACGCCCCACTCACGGATCAACCGCGAGACGCACATGGGTGAGCGGTACGTCTCACGGTTCACCTACGACCAGGGCACGGGCAAGCTCGACATGGGCAGCGAGAAGGTGCTCCTGAAGTGGCCGGTGCAGATCCACAGTTGCTGCCACGCGGGCGGCGGCATGGCCTGGGACTCCAAGAACAACCTGTACATCGCGACGGGTGACAACAACTCCTCGGGCTTCTCCGACGGTTACTCGGGCAACAACCCGCAGCCGAACTTCAAGGGCGTCTCGTTCGCCGACGCGCGCCGCACGGCCGGCAACACCAACAACCTCAACGGCAAGATCCTGCGCATCCACCCGGAGGCCGACGGGACCTACACACTGCCCGAGGGCAACCTCTTCACCGGCAAGGAGCCGGACGAGGGCGGCGGCAAGACGCGCGGCGAGATCTACGTGATGGGCGTCAGGAACCCGGCGCGCATCAGCATCGACAAGAAGACGGACACGCTGTACGCGGGCTGGGTCGGCCCGGACGCGGGCGCGCCGTCGACGACGTGGGGCCCGGCGAAGTACGACACGTTCGCGGCGATCACCCACGCCTCCAACCGCGGCTGGCCGTACTGCATGGGCAACAACCAGCCCTACCGCGACCGCAATCTGCCGGACCCGACGAAGCCTCTGGGCTGGTACGACTGCAAGAACCTCAAGAACGAGTCGCCCAACAACGACGGCCTGGTGAACATCCCGCCGGCCGAGCCGAACAACATCTGGTACTCGCCGCAGGGCGGCGGCGTCGACTACCCGCGCGACGCGAAGGGCGTGCCGAGCTACAAGACGGAGGAGCAGAAGATCCTCCTGCCGTGGCTCAAGGGCGGCGGCCAGGCCACGATGAACGGCCCGGTCTACCGCTTCGACGCGGCGAACGCGAGCGCCGACAAGTGGCCCGCCTACTGGGACGGCAAGTGGTTCGTCGGTGACTTCTACGACTCCGACCAGCCGCGGCACGCGGTGGTGACGGATCCGAAGACGGTCGGCAAGGGCGGACTGCCCGTCCACGCCGAGTCGTTGAAGAAGATCATTCCGATCGGCAACGACGGCATCAAGAACCTCATGGACTGGAAGTTCGCGCCGGACGGCTCGCTGTACGTCCTCGACTACGGCCGCGGCTTCTTCACCTCGGACTCCAAGTCGGCGCTGTGGCGCGTGACGTACAAGGGCGGGGCGCCGACACCGGCCGCCGGTGACCTGGCAAGGAAGGCGGGATGA
- a CDS encoding OmpL47-type beta-barrel domain-containing protein, translating into MRSPTRRATRSAQQRRLYTALFAALLMVLGLTSTAAVARPDSPGIAAAQTLTWTADNDIAKYKSAPTTAVAGPTTIVFENSEATGNTTGMPHTLTFDTSDPEYNSDVTLNILANPNDDMGGKHTAEVTLTPGRYRYHCTIPGHGSMQGVLVVTEGGGEDTTAPEAAAKVEGSTNADGAYVGSATVAVTATDEGSGVDKVEYAVGADGAWQPYTAPVVVDQVGTHKIRYRATDKAGNVSAEKAADFEVVAPPTDDKTPPETSATVTGEKNDQGQYVGMATVTVTASDTGSGVNKIEYAIGDGAWTAYTAPVMVHEAGAHKVRYRASDKAGNQAPEKAVEFTVVAPPVEDKTPPETAAKVEGDKNADGAYVGKAKVTVTATDADSGVDKVEYSLDGGPYLAYADPVVVDRVGRHTVAYRASDKAGNVSEAEDVSFTVAKGGGVPSPNCPEYDERLTVFVGTVDTGIPNRVTNNRCRVGELIEDEKEWTSHALFLKHVKGVTDKLRAAGEIDKREYNKINKAAKESGIGKPGQTEGYRKIFDGTQASLDRWEQVGGGKFGLNADGSITSSTTVEGMGMLWFPQRKYGDFSLKLQWRDDAPGNGNANGGVFVRFPQVHDHPEESRPEWVAIKYGHEIQALDRPDGDMYKTGSIYGFDRVGLAGAGVTPKGTWNDYEIKVVDQHYSVYRNGVLINEFDNTGGQEFTPPRGDDPGTDGRRYSSGYVGVQVHGVTDVISYRDIRIKEL; encoded by the coding sequence ATGCGATCTCCGACGCGGCGGGCCACCCGGTCCGCGCAGCAGCGAAGACTGTACACAGCGCTGTTCGCCGCGCTCCTGATGGTGCTCGGCCTGACGTCGACGGCGGCGGTCGCCCGCCCCGACAGTCCCGGCATCGCCGCGGCACAGACCCTCACCTGGACCGCCGACAACGACATCGCCAAGTACAAGTCGGCGCCGACCACGGCGGTGGCGGGCCCGACGACGATCGTGTTCGAGAACAGCGAGGCGACCGGCAACACGACCGGTATGCCGCACACGCTGACGTTCGACACCTCCGACCCGGAGTACAACTCCGACGTCACCCTCAACATCCTCGCCAACCCCAATGACGACATGGGCGGCAAGCACACCGCCGAGGTGACGCTCACCCCGGGCCGCTACCGCTACCACTGCACCATCCCCGGCCACGGTTCGATGCAGGGCGTCCTGGTCGTGACCGAGGGCGGCGGCGAGGACACGACGGCGCCGGAGGCCGCGGCGAAGGTCGAGGGGAGCACGAACGCCGACGGGGCGTACGTCGGTTCGGCGACGGTGGCCGTGACGGCGACGGACGAGGGTTCGGGCGTCGACAAGGTCGAGTACGCGGTGGGGGCGGACGGCGCCTGGCAGCCGTACACCGCGCCCGTGGTCGTCGATCAGGTCGGCACCCACAAGATCCGCTACCGGGCCACCGACAAGGCGGGCAACGTGTCCGCGGAGAAGGCGGCCGACTTCGAGGTCGTCGCGCCGCCGACGGACGACAAGACGCCCCCGGAGACGTCGGCCACGGTGACCGGCGAGAAGAACGACCAGGGGCAGTACGTCGGGATGGCGACGGTCACGGTGACCGCGTCCGACACCGGTTCCGGCGTCAACAAGATCGAGTACGCGATCGGTGACGGCGCCTGGACGGCGTACACCGCGCCGGTCATGGTCCACGAGGCGGGCGCGCACAAGGTCCGCTACCGCGCCTCGGACAAGGCGGGCAACCAGGCGCCCGAGAAGGCCGTCGAGTTCACCGTCGTCGCGCCGCCCGTCGAGGACAAGACGCCGCCGGAGACCGCCGCGAAGGTCGAGGGCGACAAGAACGCGGACGGCGCGTACGTCGGCAAGGCGAAGGTGACGGTCACCGCGACCGACGCCGACTCCGGTGTCGACAAGGTCGAGTACTCGCTCGACGGCGGCCCCTACCTCGCGTACGCCGACCCGGTCGTCGTCGACCGCGTGGGCCGGCACACGGTGGCCTACCGCGCGAGCGACAAGGCGGGCAACGTCTCGGAGGCCGAGGACGTCTCGTTCACCGTCGCCAAGGGCGGCGGGGTTCCGTCCCCCAACTGCCCCGAGTACGACGAGCGGTTGACGGTGTTCGTGGGCACGGTCGACACGGGCATCCCCAACCGCGTCACGAACAACCGCTGCCGCGTGGGCGAGCTGATCGAGGACGAGAAGGAGTGGACCTCGCACGCGCTCTTCCTGAAGCACGTCAAGGGCGTGACGGACAAGCTCCGAGCGGCGGGTGAGATCGACAAGCGCGAGTACAACAAGATCAACAAGGCCGCCAAGGAGTCCGGCATCGGCAAGCCCGGCCAGACCGAGGGCTACCGCAAGATCTTCGACGGCACCCAGGCGTCCCTGGACAGGTGGGAGCAGGTCGGGGGCGGCAAGTTCGGCCTGAACGCGGACGGTTCGATCACCAGCAGCACCACTGTCGAGGGCATGGGCATGCTGTGGTTCCCGCAGCGCAAGTACGGGGACTTCTCGCTGAAGCTCCAGTGGCGGGACGACGCACCGGGCAACGGCAACGCCAACGGCGGTGTCTTCGTGCGCTTCCCGCAGGTCCACGACCACCCGGAGGAGTCGCGTCCGGAGTGGGTCGCCATCAAGTACGGCCACGAGATCCAGGCACTGGACCGGCCTGACGGCGACATGTACAAGACCGGCTCGATCTACGGCTTCGACCGGGTGGGCCTGGCCGGCGCGGGCGTCACGCCCAAGGGCACGTGGAACGACTACGAGATCAAGGTGGTGGACCAGCACTACTCGGTCTACCGCAACGGCGTCCTGATCAACGAGTTCGACAACACGGGCGGCCAGGAGTTCACGCCCCCGCGCGGCGACGACCCGGGCACGGACGGACGGCGCTACTCGTCCGGCTACGTCGGGGTGCAGGTGCACGGGGTCACTGACGTGATCTCGTACCGCGACATCCGGATCAAGGAGCTCTAG
- the ligD gene encoding non-homologous end-joining DNA ligase — protein MGAAKGKSAAVDIDTGERTVRLSSPDRVVFPERGFTKLDVARYFVAVGPGILRALRDRPTTLQRYPEGAAGEFFYQKRAPKNHPDWIPTATIAFPSGRTADEMCPTEVAAVIWAAQYNTLTFHPWPVRGDDLDHPDELRIDLDPQPGTDYTDAVRAAHELRSLLDEFGGLEGWPKTSGGRGLHVFVPIEPRWTFTQVRRAAIAVGRELERRMPDAVTTAWWKEERGERIFVDYNQTARDRTIASAYSLRARPHAPVSAPLRWDEVEDARPEDFDLATMPGRFAEVGDVHAGMDEHRHSLEALLALADQDERDHGLGDLPYPPEYPKMPGEPKRVQPSRAKHEE, from the coding sequence ATGGGTGCAGCCAAGGGCAAGAGCGCGGCCGTGGACATCGACACGGGGGAGCGGACGGTGCGTCTCTCCAGCCCGGACCGGGTGGTCTTCCCTGAGCGCGGCTTCACCAAGCTCGACGTCGCCCGGTACTTCGTGGCCGTCGGCCCCGGCATCCTCCGCGCCCTCCGCGACCGCCCCACCACCCTGCAGCGCTACCCGGAAGGGGCGGCCGGCGAGTTCTTCTACCAGAAGCGCGCCCCGAAGAACCACCCCGACTGGATCCCCACCGCCACCATCGCCTTCCCCAGCGGCCGCACCGCCGACGAGATGTGCCCGACGGAGGTGGCCGCCGTCATCTGGGCGGCCCAGTACAACACCCTCACCTTCCACCCCTGGCCCGTGCGCGGCGACGACCTCGACCACCCCGACGAACTCCGCATCGACCTCGATCCGCAACCCGGCACCGACTACACGGACGCGGTCCGCGCCGCCCACGAACTCCGTTCGCTGCTCGACGAGTTCGGCGGACTTGAAGGCTGGCCCAAGACGTCCGGCGGGCGCGGCCTGCACGTCTTCGTGCCCATCGAGCCGCGCTGGACCTTCACGCAGGTGCGCAGGGCGGCCATCGCCGTCGGCCGGGAGCTGGAACGGCGGATGCCGGACGCCGTCACGACGGCGTGGTGGAAGGAGGAGCGGGGCGAGCGGATCTTCGTCGACTACAACCAGACGGCCAGGGACCGCACGATCGCCTCCGCCTACTCGCTCCGGGCCCGCCCGCACGCCCCCGTGTCGGCGCCCCTGCGGTGGGACGAGGTCGAGGACGCCCGTCCCGAGGACTTCGACCTCGCCACCATGCCGGGCCGCTTCGCCGAAGTCGGCGACGTCCACGCGGGCATGGACGAGCACCGGCACTCGCTGGAGGCGCTCCTCGCCCTGGCCGATCAGGACGAGCGGGACCACGGCCTCGGCGACCTGCCGTATCCGCCGGAGTACCCGAAGATGCCGGGCGAGCCGAAGCGGGTGCAGCCGAGCCGCGCGAAGCACGAGGAGTAG
- a CDS encoding nitronate monooxygenase: MPMVMRGGALPEVIQGGMGVGVSGWRLARAVSSAGQLGVVSGTALDALLTRRLQLGDPGGDVRRALAAFPVPELAAAVVDRFHVAGGVAAGERLRAQPMLRVERGEQAELLTVLGNFVEVWLAKEGHGGPVGINYLEKVQLGLAPGMFGAILAGVDCVLVGAGVPGYVPELARRLARREPVTVRVRFDGGEEDYDHRFDPVALLGRTGFGSGAGTRFGSGAGPGRPAAPLRRPDVLAIVSLPLLASYLARDEATTPDGFVIETHGAGGHSAPPRGVLRLDAQGDPVYGPRDHPDLAKMAGIGVPFWLAGGAAHPERLAAARAMGAAGVQVGSAFALCEESGLVPGLRESLRTRARTGTLRVRNDPKASPTGFPFKVAELPGTLSDPAIRAARRRVCDLGYLRVPHRTAKGTVGYRCPAEPEAAYSRKGGAVPDTEGRLCLCNGLLAAVGLGQRHPAGRDEPPAVTLGQDLDFLTDLSPDGDPYRAVDVVEWLTGARTARGPISQVVPPSAGWGP, encoded by the coding sequence ATGCCGATGGTCATGAGGGGCGGAGCACTGCCCGAGGTCATCCAGGGCGGGATGGGCGTCGGCGTCTCCGGCTGGCGGCTGGCCCGCGCCGTCAGCTCCGCGGGGCAGCTCGGCGTCGTGTCGGGCACGGCGCTCGACGCCCTCCTGACCCGCCGGCTCCAGCTCGGCGACCCGGGCGGTGACGTGCGCCGCGCCCTCGCGGCCTTCCCCGTACCGGAGTTGGCGGCCGCGGTCGTGGACCGCTTCCACGTGGCGGGCGGTGTCGCGGCGGGAGAGCGCCTCCGCGCGCAGCCGATGCTCCGGGTCGAGCGCGGGGAGCAGGCGGAACTGCTCACGGTGCTAGGGAACTTCGTGGAGGTGTGGCTCGCCAAGGAGGGGCACGGGGGCCCGGTCGGGATCAACTACCTGGAGAAGGTCCAGCTGGGCCTCGCACCCGGCATGTTCGGGGCGATCCTCGCCGGGGTGGACTGTGTCCTGGTGGGCGCGGGCGTCCCGGGGTACGTGCCCGAGCTGGCGCGGCGGCTCGCGCGGCGGGAACCGGTGACCGTGCGGGTCCGGTTCGACGGCGGCGAGGAGGACTACGACCATCGCTTCGACCCGGTGGCGCTGCTGGGGCGGACGGGGTTCGGGTCGGGTGCGGGAACGCGGTTCGGGTCGGGTGCGGGTCCGGGACGTCCCGCCGCGCCCCTGCGCCGCCCCGACGTGCTGGCCATCGTCTCGCTGCCGCTCCTGGCCTCGTACCTGGCCCGCGACGAAGCCACGACACCCGACGGATTCGTGATCGAGACCCATGGCGCGGGCGGCCACAGCGCACCGCCCCGCGGCGTCCTGCGGCTCGACGCCCAGGGAGACCCGGTCTACGGCCCGCGCGACCACCCCGATCTCGCGAAGATGGCGGGGATCGGCGTTCCCTTCTGGCTCGCCGGAGGCGCCGCCCACCCCGAACGGCTCGCGGCGGCGCGGGCCATGGGTGCGGCCGGTGTCCAGGTCGGCAGCGCGTTCGCGCTGTGCGAGGAGTCGGGCCTTGTGCCCGGGCTCCGCGAGTCGCTGCGGACGCGGGCCCGCACCGGGACGCTGCGGGTGCGCAACGATCCGAAGGCGTCCCCCACGGGCTTCCCCTTCAAGGTCGCCGAGCTGCCGGGCACGCTGTCCGACCCCGCGATCCGCGCGGCGCGGCGCCGCGTGTGCGACCTGGGCTATCTGCGCGTCCCCCACCGCACCGCCAAAGGCACCGTCGGCTACCGCTGCCCCGCCGAACCGGAGGCCGCCTACTCCCGCAAGGGCGGCGCGGTCCCCGACACGGAGGGCCGCCTCTGCCTGTGCAACGGTCTCCTGGCCGCCGTCGGACTCGGCCAGCGCCACCCCGCCGGACGCGACGAGCCACCGGCCGTCACCCTGGGCCAGGACCTGGACTTCCTGACGGACCTGAGCCCGGACGGCGACCCCTACCGGGCAGTCGATGTGGTGGAGTGGCTGACGGGCGCACGCACCGCCCGGGGGCCGATTTCGCAGGTGGTCCCGCCTTCGGCAGGATGGGGGCCATGA
- a CDS encoding GNAT family N-acetyltransferase, with translation MTEIRTPRLLLRRWHDNDLAPMADINADPRVMRWVEGGPVHDLDGTAEDIERWEEEWDDEGFGLFAVELLASGELAGFTGLSVPEFLPEVLPAVAISWRLGAQFWGQGYASEAAQATLEFALQDRGLDRVISIDRVGNQASANVVRKLGMTLDRETTHPASGHPLRVHSIDLTEYEA, from the coding sequence ATGACCGAGATCCGCACCCCCCGCCTCCTCCTGCGCCGCTGGCACGACAACGACCTCGCACCCATGGCGGACATCAACGCGGACCCGCGGGTCATGCGCTGGGTCGAGGGCGGCCCCGTGCACGACCTGGACGGCACCGCGGAGGACATCGAGCGGTGGGAGGAGGAGTGGGACGACGAGGGCTTCGGGCTGTTCGCCGTCGAGCTCCTCGCCTCCGGCGAGCTCGCCGGTTTCACGGGCCTCTCCGTCCCCGAGTTCCTGCCCGAGGTGCTGCCGGCCGTCGCCATCAGCTGGCGGCTCGGTGCCCAGTTCTGGGGCCAGGGGTACGCCTCCGAGGCCGCGCAGGCCACGCTGGAGTTCGCTCTCCAGGACCGCGGCCTCGACCGCGTGATCAGCATCGACCGGGTCGGCAACCAGGCCTCCGCCAACGTCGTACGCAAGCTCGGCATGACCCTGGACCGCGAGACCACGCACCCGGCCTCCGGCCACCCGCTGCGGGTCCACTCCATCGACCTCACGGAGTACGAGGCCTGA
- a CDS encoding ATP-dependent DNA ligase, with product MDLPVMPPVKPMLAKPVKKIPPGMQYEAKWDGFRAIVFRDGDELELGSRTGKPLTRYFPELVAALRERLPERCVLDGEIVIAKEGRLDFDALTERIHPAASRVATLAERTPASFVAFDLLALSDEALLDAPMADRRALLVKALSGVTAPVHLAPATTDPDVAQVWFEQFEGAGLDGVIAKPLDLRYRQNERLMFKIKHERTADCVVAGYRFHKSGPIVGSLLLGLYDDGGALQHVGVCAAFPMKRRAELIEELEPLRMTSAAGHPWSSWTDETAHETARMPGAPSRWTGKKDLSWVPLRPERVCEVAYDHMENGQRFRHTAAFRRWRADRTPESCTYAQLEQPVRHALDDVLGATD from the coding sequence ATGGATCTGCCGGTCATGCCGCCCGTGAAGCCCATGCTCGCCAAGCCCGTGAAGAAGATCCCGCCGGGCATGCAGTACGAGGCCAAGTGGGACGGGTTCCGCGCGATCGTCTTCCGTGACGGGGACGAGCTCGAACTCGGCAGCCGCACCGGCAAGCCCCTGACGCGCTACTTCCCGGAGCTGGTGGCCGCGTTGCGCGAGCGGCTTCCGGAGCGGTGCGTGCTGGACGGCGAGATCGTGATCGCCAAGGAGGGGCGCCTCGACTTCGACGCGCTCACGGAGCGCATCCACCCCGCCGCGTCCCGCGTGGCCACGCTGGCCGAGCGCACCCCCGCCTCCTTCGTGGCGTTCGACCTCCTCGCCCTGTCCGATGAGGCGCTCCTCGACGCGCCCATGGCCGACAGGCGCGCCCTGCTGGTGAAGGCCCTGTCCGGCGTCACGGCGCCCGTGCACCTCGCGCCGGCGACGACGGACCCCGACGTGGCCCAGGTCTGGTTCGAGCAGTTCGAGGGCGCGGGCCTGGACGGTGTCATCGCCAAGCCCCTGGACCTGCGCTACCGCCAGAACGAACGCCTCATGTTCAAGATCAAGCACGAGCGCACGGCGGACTGCGTGGTCGCGGGCTACCGCTTCCACAAGAGCGGGCCCATCGTCGGCTCGCTGCTCCTCGGGCTCTACGACGACGGGGGCGCCCTGCAGCACGTGGGCGTGTGCGCGGCGTTCCCGATGAAGCGCCGTGCCGAGCTCATCGAGGAGCTGGAGCCGCTGCGCATGACGTCGGCGGCCGGTCACCCTTGGTCGTCCTGGACGGACGAGACGGCCCACGAGACGGCCCGTATGCCCGGCGCCCCGAGCCGCTGGACGGGGAAGAAGGACCTGTCCTGGGTGCCGCTGCGGCCGGAGCGGGTCTGCGAGGTGGCGTACGACCACATGGAGAACGGGCAGCGCTTCCGCCACACGGCCGCCTTCCGCAGGTGGCGCGCGGACCGCACCCCGGAGAGCTGTACGTACGCCCAGCTGGAGCAGCCGGTGCGGCACGCCCTCGACGACGTGCTGGGCGCGACGGACTGA
- a CDS encoding FAD-dependent oxidoreductase, which produces MGHSRAEASTVGSAAQRAAGSTRRGFVAGAAAVGGAAALGVGAGALPAAAAAPGAADAPRAKQTVAVLGGGVAGLTAAHELAERGFAVTVYERRALGGKARSMDVPDSAKGNRKPLPGEHGFRFIPGIYHNLPDTMRRIPFPGNANGVWDNLIAPREMSFARTGREDIRMPIPWPGHEPERLTLDDIRRALTALVDTAANLPAHEAAYFVNRALVFFTSCDERRDDTWESTPWWEFTRAERMSKDYQRILVIGVTRNIVATKAEEASTRTVGTLGEAFVLNALGQGADGPPDRILNAPTNEAWIDPWVTHLKSLGVEFRVGWTVRELGFGEGRVTKTVVEDPDGVRRDITADHYVQAMPVEHARRTWSAALKAADPQLARCDKLETDWMTGIQFYLTERPAVVKGHFNLIDSPWSLTGIAQAGHWPERDFPADYGDGVAVECLSVDISEWDKPGILYGKTAKQCTRDEVAKEVWAQLKAALNDTGKTVLSDSKLHSWFLDPGVDGLGTPNPTNEDQLLIHPVGTFHNRPSAATKIPNLFLSGDYVSVDIDLATMEGANASARQAVNALLKQAGSAHEPCTVTPLYRVPAIEALKRIDRTRYRLGLRNALDLG; this is translated from the coding sequence ATGGGGCACAGTCGTGCCGAGGCGAGCACGGTGGGAAGCGCGGCGCAGAGAGCGGCGGGGAGCACGCGGCGGGGGTTCGTCGCCGGGGCCGCGGCGGTCGGCGGGGCGGCCGCACTGGGAGTCGGGGCGGGAGCGCTGCCCGCGGCGGCGGCCGCGCCGGGCGCCGCGGACGCGCCGCGGGCGAAACAGACCGTGGCGGTCCTCGGCGGCGGCGTCGCAGGACTCACGGCGGCCCACGAACTGGCGGAGCGCGGCTTCGCGGTCACGGTCTACGAGCGCAGGGCGCTCGGCGGCAAGGCCCGCAGCATGGACGTACCGGACAGCGCGAAGGGCAACCGCAAGCCGCTGCCCGGCGAGCACGGCTTCCGTTTCATCCCCGGCATCTACCACAACCTGCCGGACACGATGCGCCGCATCCCGTTCCCCGGGAACGCCAACGGCGTGTGGGACAACCTGATCGCACCCCGCGAGATGTCGTTCGCGCGCACCGGCCGCGAGGACATCAGGATGCCGATCCCGTGGCCGGGGCACGAGCCGGAGAGGCTGACGCTCGACGACATCCGGCGGGCGCTCACCGCGCTGGTCGACACCGCGGCCAACCTGCCGGCCCACGAGGCCGCGTACTTCGTGAACCGCGCCCTCGTCTTCTTCACCAGCTGCGACGAACGCCGGGACGACACCTGGGAGTCGACGCCCTGGTGGGAGTTCACCCGTGCCGAGCGGATGTCCAAGGACTACCAGCGCATCCTCGTGATCGGCGTGACCCGCAACATCGTGGCGACCAAGGCCGAGGAGGCCAGCACCCGCACCGTCGGCACGCTCGGCGAGGCGTTCGTCCTCAACGCGCTCGGGCAGGGCGCGGACGGCCCGCCCGACCGCATCCTGAACGCGCCGACCAACGAGGCGTGGATCGACCCGTGGGTCACCCACCTCAAGTCCCTCGGCGTGGAGTTCCGCGTCGGCTGGACCGTGCGGGAGCTGGGCTTCGGCGAAGGACGCGTCACGAAGACCGTCGTCGAGGACCCCGACGGCGTACGACGCGACATCACCGCCGACCACTACGTCCAGGCCATGCCGGTCGAGCACGCACGCCGCACGTGGAGCGCCGCGCTGAAGGCGGCCGACCCGCAACTGGCGCGCTGCGACAAGCTGGAGACGGACTGGATGACGGGCATCCAGTTCTATCTGACGGAGCGCCCGGCCGTCGTGAAGGGGCACTTCAACCTGATCGACTCGCCGTGGTCCCTGACCGGCATCGCCCAGGCGGGGCACTGGCCCGAGCGGGACTTCCCTGCCGACTACGGCGACGGCGTCGCGGTCGAGTGCCTGTCGGTCGACATCTCCGAGTGGGACAAGCCGGGGATCCTGTACGGCAAGACGGCAAAGCAGTGCACCCGCGACGAGGTCGCGAAGGAGGTGTGGGCGCAGCTCAAGGCCGCCCTCAACGACACCGGCAAGACGGTCCTCAGCGACAGCAAGCTGCACTCGTGGTTCCTCGACCCGGGCGTGGACGGCCTCGGCACACCGAACCCGACCAACGAGGACCAGCTCCTGATCCACCCCGTGGGCACCTTCCACAACCGTCCGTCGGCCGCCACGAAGATCCCGAACCTCTTCCTGTCGGGCGACTACGTCTCCGTGGACATCGACCTCGCGACGATGGAGGGCGCCAACGCGTCGGCCCGCCAGGCCGTCAACGCCCTGCTGAAGCAGGCGGGTTCGGCGCACGAGCCGTGCACGGTGACACCGCTGTACCGCGTCCCCGCGATCGAGGCGCTCAAGCGGATCGACCGCACCCGCTACCGGCTCGGGCTGCGCAACGCCCTCGATCTGGGCTGA